In the genome of Neisseria lactamica, the window AAATGGGACTTTGCCGCCTCCGAAGCCTCGACCTGCCGGCGGTTCGATATCGCCTCATACAGCACGCGGTGCTGCGCCATCAGTTTCGGACGCGGATCTTCTTCCTGATTCAGGTAAATAAGGCTGCTGCGCGTCTGCCGGTACAGCATTTTCAACAAACCACCCGACAAATGGCTGAACAACAAATTGTGCGCCGCATCCGCAATCGTCTGATGAAAGCTGACATCGGCTTCGCCCTGATGTTCCAAATTGCCGCTTCCGCACGCTTCCTCAAACTTTTCAAGCCAAAACCGAATCCGCTTCAAATCGGCATCCGTGCGGCGTTCTGCCGCCAATGCCGCCATACAGCCCTCAATATGGCAACTGAAATCAAAAACATCCTGCTCCCAATTGGAATGCTTGCCCAAAAGCTCCTGCCAACTTTTCAGGAAATCCTGCTGCGGTTTGACGGAAACATAATAGCCGTCGCCCTGCCGCGCTTCCAAAACCTGACGGGCGACCAAAATATTCAATGCCGACCTGACCGACGGACGCGAAACGCCGAACTCTTCCGCCAAAACACGCTCCGGGGGGATCTTGCCCCCTTCCGCGTAAATGCCTTCCGCAATGCGCTCCTCCAGCACCGACAACACCTGATCGCTGATTTTCTGCGGCCTTATCAGTTTCATCACCCCCTCCTTTAAAAGATTCTTTGCCGAACCCTTCCAAAATACATCAAACATCAAATTGGACTGACCAATCAGGGCGGATTCTAATGACCCGCCGTTCCCGCCGTCAACGGCATTTACCTCGCACCACCCCTGAAATACAGGAAAAAACTACATCAAACTACATTTTTTATTCGCATAATTTATTGTTTTAATTATATTTAAACAAAAACCTCCGCTTCAAACCTGCCGCACCGCCCAAAAATATATTGACCTGAATATTAAAGTTTCGTAAAGTAATGCAACGTTGCTTTAATTGGTTTGACCACTATTGCCGACGATTAGAAAAATATTTCCGGAGATGCCCAATTATGGAAACTTGGATTCAAAACTACACGGCGATAGGAGGCAGCCTGTATCTGACTGCCGCCGCCGCACTCTTACCCATCGTCTTTTTCTTTGCCGCGCTGACCGTCCTGAAGCTCAAAGGCTATCAGGCGGGGCTTTATACGCTGCTGATTGCGCTTGCCGTTGCCGTATTCGGCTTCGGGATGCCGGCGGGTATGGCGGTTTCTTCCGCGCTGTACGGCTTCGCTTACGGCTTGTGGCCGATTGCCTGGATTATCGTTACCGCCGTGTTCTTATATAAAATTACCGTAAAAACAGGGCAGTTCGATATTATCCGCGCCTCTGTTATTTCAATTACAGAAGACCAACGCCTGCAAATGCTGCTAGTCGGCTTCTCCTTCGGCGCATTCCTCGAAGGCGCGGCAGGCTTCGGCGCGCCGGTGGCGATTACCGCCGCTTTGCTGGTGGGCTTGGGCTTCAATCCGCTCTACGCCGCAGGTTTGTGTTTGATTGCCAACACCGCGCCCGTGGCTTTCGGCGCGATGGGCATTCCGGTTTTGGTTGCCGGACAAGTGTCCAACCTCGATCCTTACCACATCGGTCAGGTCGCCGGCCGCCAACTTCCTATCCTGTCAGTCATCGTACCCTTCTGGCTGGTTGCCATGATGGACGGTATGCGCGGCATACGCCAAACTTGGCCTGCCGTTCTGGTTGCCGGCGTATCCTTTGCCACAACCCAATTCATTACCGCCAACTTCATCGGCCCCGAGTTGCCTGACGTTACCTCCGCATTGGTCAGCCTGATCTGCCTGTCTGCTTTCCTGAAAAAATGGCAACCTGAAGAAATCTTCACGTTCAACGGTATGAAAAAACCGTCCGAACGCAAAGCGGGCGAATACACGGCAGGACAAATCATCAAAGCCTGGTCGCCTTTTGCCATCCTGACCGTTTTCGTCAGCGTGTGGACGATTAAAGGCGTTAAAGAGGCTTTGGGCGTTGCCACCGTCAAATTCGACTGGCCGATGCTGCACAACTTGGTACAAAAAGCCGCGCCCATCGTCAGCGAACCGACCCCATACGCCGCCGTGTTCAAAATCGACTTCCTCGGCGCAGTCGGTACGGCAATCCTGTTTGCTTCCATCGTTTCTGCCGCTTTACTGAAAATGAAACCTTCCGAAGCCGTCGGCACGTTCTTTGAAACGCTCAAAGAACTGCGTCTGTCCATCCTGTCTATCGGTTTGGTACTCGGTTTCGCATTCGTGGCAAACTATTCAGGACTGTCGTCCACATTGGCACTCGTCCTCGCCGCTACCGGTGCCGTGTTCCCGTTCTTCTCGCCGTTCCTCGGCTGGCTGGGCGTATTCCTGACCGGTTCGGACACTTCCGCAAACGCCTTATTCGGTTCTTTGCAGGCAAGTACGGCGCACCAAATCGGCGTTACCCCCGAATTGACCGTTGCCGCCAACACCACCGGCGGCGTAACCGGCAAAATGATCTCCCCTCAATCCATCGCCATCGCGTGTGCGGCGGTCGGTTTGGAAGGCAAAGAATCCAACCTGTTCCGCTTCACCGTAAAACACAGTTTGATTTTCTGTAGCTTTGTCGGCTTCCTGACCCTCCTGCAGG includes:
- a CDS encoding FadR/GntR family transcriptional regulator, whose amino-acid sequence is MKLIRPQKISDQVLSVLEERIAEGIYAEGGKIPPERVLAEEFGVSRPSVRSALNILVARQVLEARQGDGYYVSVKPQQDFLKSWQELLGKHSNWEQDVFDFSCHIEGCMAALAAERRTDADLKRIRFWLEKFEEACGSGNLEHQGEADVSFHQTIADAAHNLLFSHLSGGLLKMLYRQTRSSLIYLNQEEDPRPKLMAQHRVLYEAISNRRQVEASEAAKSHLNYVASSILKDREYQSRNRHADTLAQNDLKRVQDWAV
- a CDS encoding lactate permease LctP family transporter translates to METWIQNYTAIGGSLYLTAAAALLPIVFFFAALTVLKLKGYQAGLYTLLIALAVAVFGFGMPAGMAVSSALYGFAYGLWPIAWIIVTAVFLYKITVKTGQFDIIRASVISITEDQRLQMLLVGFSFGAFLEGAAGFGAPVAITAALLVGLGFNPLYAAGLCLIANTAPVAFGAMGIPVLVAGQVSNLDPYHIGQVAGRQLPILSVIVPFWLVAMMDGMRGIRQTWPAVLVAGVSFATTQFITANFIGPELPDVTSALVSLICLSAFLKKWQPEEIFTFNGMKKPSERKAGEYTAGQIIKAWSPFAILTVFVSVWTIKGVKEALGVATVKFDWPMLHNLVQKAAPIVSEPTPYAAVFKIDFLGAVGTAILFASIVSAALLKMKPSEAVGTFFETLKELRLSILSIGLVLGFAFVANYSGLSSTLALVLAATGAVFPFFSPFLGWLGVFLTGSDTSANALFGSLQASTAHQIGVTPELTVAANTTGGVTGKMISPQSIAIACAAVGLEGKESNLFRFTVKHSLIFCSFVGFLTLLQAYVLPWTLIFFNK